A window of the Cannabis sativa cultivar Pink pepper isolate KNU-18-1 chromosome X, ASM2916894v1, whole genome shotgun sequence genome harbors these coding sequences:
- the LOC115699955 gene encoding cytochrome P450 CYP82D47, with translation MDFGSLLPTATAIFASSVFVYLLLWKWKQQRREVVELVNHCPEAGGAWPIIGHLHLLAGSEPPFKTLGEMADKYGPLFSIKMGVYKTLVVSSSEMAKEFLTKNDRVFANRPKSIASEILTYNYAMIGFSPYGSYWRHARKIATLQLLSNQRLEKLSHVRESEVKTAIKQLYELCVQNKNNNNDHDDEVVEVEMKEWFGDITQNVVFRMVVGKRYVEATSSFGERYRKALRDFFVFTGTFMVSDAIPYVRWLDLGGYEKAMKKTAKELDELAQLWIEEHKKKRQQQVDHDDDDFMDVMLSTLDHDDSEFGDSNSTYDADTINKALCLALILGGTDTTTVTMTWALALLVNNQDTLRKAQEELDQVVGRERQVKQSDINKLVYLQAVIKETMRLYPAAPLALPHQSVEDCTVSGYHVPAGTRLLLNLSKLQRDPKVWAEPNEFRPERFLREGMDEMEVRGQNFELIPFGSGRRMCPAVSFALQVLHLTLATLLQGFHIATPSDVDQVDMRDSGGLTNLKHSPLNLLFTPRLPPNSYY, from the exons atggaTTTTGGTTCGCTTCTTCCAACTGCTACAGCCATTTTTGCGTCGTCGGTTTTTGTGTATCTTCTTCTATGGAAATGGAAACAGCAAAGACGGGAGGTGGTAGAGCTAGTTAATCATTGTCCAGAAGCCGGCGGTGCATGGCCCATAATCGGCCACCTTCACCTATTAGCGGGCTCAGAACCACCTTTCAAAACGTTGGGGGAGATGGCAGACAAGTACGGCCCATTGTTCAGTATAAAAATGGGAGTGTACAAAACTCTGGTTGTAAGCAGCTCAGAAATGGCTAAAGAGTTTCTCACCAAAAATGACAGAGTCTTCGCAAACCGTCCTAAAAGCATAGCCTCAGAGATACTGACTTACAACTATGCTATGATTGGGTTTAGCCCATATGGTTCATACTGGCGCCATGCTCGTAAGATTGCTACCCTCCAATTACTCTCCAACCAACGCTTGGAGAAACTAAGCCACGTAAGAGAATCCGAGGTCAAAACTGCCATTAAACAACTGTACGAGCTTTGTGTACAGAACAAGAACAATAACAATGATCATGATGATGAGGTAGTGGAGGTGGAGATGAAAGAATGGTTTGGAGATATAACTCAAAACGTAGTGTTTAGAATGGTTGTTGGGAAGCGGTATGTTGAAGCCACAAGCTCATTTGGTGAACGCTACCGAAAAGCTTTACGAGACTTCTTTGTGTTTACTGGAACTTTTATGGTGTCTGATGCTATTCCGTATGTGAGGTGGTTGGACTTGGGAGGTTATGAGAAAGCCATGAAAAAAACTGCCAAAGAGCTTGATGAATTGGCTCAACTTTGGATCGAGGAGCATAAGAAAAAAAGGCAGCAACAGGTCgatcatgatgatgatgatttcaTGGACGTCATGCTTTCCACTCTTGATCATGATGACTCCGAATTCGGAGACTCCAATTCCACCTACGATGCCGATACAATCAACAAAGCTTTGTGTCTG GCTCTTATTCTAGGGGGCACTGATACAACAACAGTAACAATGACATGGGCATTGGCTCTACTTGTCAACAACCAAGACACGTTGAGAAAAGCACAAGAAGAATTAGACCAAGTGGTAGGGAGAGAAAGACAAGTAAAGCAATCGGACATAAACAAGCTGGTTTATCTCCAAGCTGTTATCAAAGAAACAATGCGCTTATACCCAGCCGCACCACTCGCACTCCCCCACCAATCGGTTGAAGACTGTACTGTGAGTGGGTACCACGTTCCAGCTGGCACACGCCTCCTCCTCAACCTTTCAAAGCTACAACGAGATCCAAAAGTTTGGGCCGAGCCCAACGAGTTCAGGCCCGAACGGTTTCTGAGAGAAGGAATGGATGAGATGGAGGTCCGAGGACAGAATTTTGAGTTGATACCGTTTGGGAGTGGTAGAAGAATGTGCCCTGCAGTCTCTTTTGCCCTTCAAGTTCTTCACCTCACTCTGGCCACATTGCTTCAAGGATTTCATATAGCAACCCCATCAGATGTTGACCAAGTTGATATGCGTGACTCTGGTGGATTGACTAACCTCAAACACTCCCCACTTAATCTCCTTTTCACTCCTCGACTCCCACCCAATTCCTATTATTAA